One window from the genome of Sphingomicrobium arenosum encodes:
- a CDS encoding Lrp/AsnC family transcriptional regulator: MTETALDSFDRALLAEMQRDAAQTHAQLAHRVNLSESSVRRRLARLRTEFIIAREVALLSTDRLGFTVIVGMRCTEESDDSYARLKARWADCPSISQVYNVSGEADFILVTHHVDMPAYKAWLDAYVIGDPDVERCDSSFAFETVKFDTAIPL; this comes from the coding sequence ATGACGGAAACCGCCCTCGACAGTTTCGACCGCGCGCTGCTCGCCGAGATGCAGCGCGACGCCGCGCAAACCCACGCCCAGCTCGCCCACCGCGTCAACCTGTCGGAAAGCTCGGTCCGCCGCCGCCTCGCTCGGCTGCGCACAGAGTTCATCATCGCGCGCGAGGTCGCGCTCCTCTCGACCGACCGCCTCGGCTTCACCGTCATCGTCGGCATGCGTTGCACCGAGGAAAGCGACGACAGCTACGCCCGATTGAAGGCGCGCTGGGCCGACTGCCCCTCGATTTCCCAGGTCTACAATGTGTCGGGCGAGGCCGATTTCATCCTCGTCACCCACCATGTCGACATGCCCGCCTACAAGGCGTGGCTCGATGCCTATGTGATCGGCGATCCCGATGTCGAACGCTGCGATTCCAGCTTCGCTTTCGAAACCGTCAAGTTCGATACCGCCATCCCGCTCTAA
- a CDS encoding serine hydrolase domain-containing protein: MQLWKMTAAIALAAGMVTAGGAAMSQDMVAEEAPGAYRFADKTSLDRRIEELRADYGAAAVVAAAAHGDAMIYGEGFGWADRASRTRADLDTIFAMASVTKPFTATAIMMLVEEGKVALDAPVNRYIPDHPVRSRFGDEDMITVERVLRHTAGLPLVYDLVYQGDDVVVRDFGALMDDHGYTVFPAGGSSEYSNLGYEILAEIVRRRSGMGYGAFLKKRIFEPLGLDSGFVAAGYDRPEGVATRYLKSGEAALPVDTAHPGAASLHLSVRDLLTFGQFFVRAWNGQSPLLSQASARAMASNETGEFAAGAGMGLFLEDYKGWMSAGHGGSMVGTKTRLHMFPEQGYVFVMAANRKEGWLETWTIEEMIRSFAPEHNFYWTPIRVPEALAGTRWTGMIGGNETLASLSLDFSDADHPRAFVGGKPVDFRSIQLGDRFAFKLDGELDVARTGYPHSMSFKLLERGEGYVGEVRLEQLTSAERDWGGVGYWVELRPVD; the protein is encoded by the coding sequence ATGCAGCTTTGGAAGATGACGGCAGCGATCGCGCTGGCCGCAGGGATGGTGACGGCGGGCGGCGCGGCCATGTCGCAGGACATGGTGGCCGAGGAGGCGCCGGGTGCCTATCGCTTCGCCGACAAGACGAGCCTCGATCGCCGGATCGAGGAATTGCGCGCCGACTATGGCGCGGCGGCGGTGGTCGCGGCGGCGGCTCATGGCGACGCGATGATCTATGGCGAAGGCTTCGGCTGGGCGGATCGGGCGAGCCGAACGCGCGCCGATCTCGACACCATCTTCGCCATGGCGTCGGTGACCAAGCCCTTCACCGCCACCGCTATCATGATGCTGGTCGAGGAGGGCAAGGTCGCCCTGGACGCGCCGGTCAATCGCTACATCCCCGATCATCCGGTGCGGAGCCGTTTCGGCGATGAAGACATGATTACGGTCGAGCGGGTGCTGCGCCATACCGCGGGCCTGCCGCTGGTGTACGACCTCGTCTATCAGGGCGATGACGTGGTGGTGCGCGATTTCGGCGCGCTGATGGACGATCATGGCTACACCGTCTTTCCCGCCGGAGGCTCGAGCGAATATTCCAACCTCGGCTATGAAATCCTCGCCGAGATCGTCCGGCGCCGGTCGGGCATGGGTTATGGTGCGTTTCTGAAAAAGCGCATCTTCGAACCGCTCGGCCTCGATAGCGGCTTCGTGGCGGCGGGCTATGATCGGCCCGAGGGCGTGGCGACGCGCTACTTGAAGTCGGGCGAGGCGGCGCTGCCGGTCGACACGGCCCATCCGGGGGCGGCGAGCCTGCACCTGTCGGTCCGCGACCTGCTCACCTTCGGGCAATTTTTCGTGCGCGCCTGGAACGGCCAGAGCCCGCTGCTGAGCCAGGCCTCGGCGCGGGCGATGGCGTCGAACGAGACGGGCGAGTTTGCCGCCGGGGCGGGGATGGGGCTGTTCCTCGAGGACTATAAGGGCTGGATGAGCGCGGGCCATGGCGGATCGATGGTCGGCACCAAGACGCGGCTGCACATGTTTCCCGAGCAGGGCTATGTCTTCGTCATGGCCGCCAACCGCAAGGAGGGCTGGCTCGAGACCTGGACGATCGAGGAGATGATCCGTTCGTTCGCGCCCGAGCATAATTTCTACTGGACGCCGATCAGGGTGCCCGAGGCGCTCGCGGGCACGCGCTGGACCGGGATGATCGGGGGCAATGAGACACTGGCCAGCCTGTCGCTTGATTTTAGCGATGCCGACCATCCGCGCGCGTTCGTCGGCGGCAAGCCGGTCGATTTTCGCAGCATTCAACTGGGCGATCGCTTCGCCTTCAAGCTCGATGGCGAATTGGACGTGGCGCGAACCGGCTATCCGCACAGCATGAGCTTCAAGCTGCTCGAGCGCGGCGAGGGCTATGTCGGCGAGGTCCGGCTCGAACAGCTTACCAGCGCGGAGCGCGATTGGGGCGGGGTCGGCTATTGGGTCGAACTGCGGCCCGTCGACTGA
- the scpA gene encoding methylmalonyl-CoA mutase: MTDKSAWAEKAEKEARGKDLTVTTPEGIELKTVYGPEDAPDRDPGFPGLPPYTRGPYATMYAGRPWTIRQYAGFSTAEESNAFYRRNLKAGQKGLSVAFDLATHRGYDSDHERVSGDVGKAGVAIDTVEDMKLLFDGIPLDEMSVSMTMNGAVLPVMAFYIVAGEEQGATRAQLSGTIQNDILKEFMVRNTYIYPPAPSMRIVSDIIGYTSAEMPRFNSISISGYHMHEAGATAVQELAYTLADGVEYARTAMAAGMDLDSFAPRLSFFFGIGMNFFMEVAKLRAARTLWAELMSDLGAKSEKSKLLRTHCQTSGVSLTEQDPYNNIMRTTIEAMAAVLGGTQSLHTNSFDEAIALPTDFSARIARNTQLILAEESGITAVADPLGGSYYVEALTAELVAKAKELIAEVEAAGGMTKAVADGLPKRHIEEAAAMRAAKVDTGETVIVGVNRYKLDDEPEIDILDIDNAKVRASQIARINEVKASRDEVACSAALQALEEGARGEGNLLELSVAAARSRATLGEISQALENVFGRYDTKPTPVSGIYGQRADKAWELAKDGTGAVSQRLGRAPKMLVAKMGQDGHDRGANLVSSAFGDLGFDIVAGPLFQTPLEAAKLAVEEGVDVVGASSLAAGHKTLIPELIGHLKDMGRGDIKVVAGGVIPPQDYAFLREKGVQAIFGPGTNLADAARDVLSLLGHNMPPVDEAAE, from the coding sequence ATGACCGACAAAAGCGCATGGGCCGAGAAGGCCGAGAAAGAAGCCCGCGGCAAGGATCTCACCGTCACGACGCCCGAGGGCATCGAGTTGAAGACGGTCTATGGCCCCGAGGACGCGCCGGATCGCGATCCGGGTTTTCCGGGGCTGCCGCCTTACACGCGCGGGCCCTATGCGACCATGTATGCGGGGCGGCCGTGGACCATCCGCCAATATGCGGGTTTTTCGACCGCCGAGGAATCGAACGCCTTTTACCGCCGCAATCTGAAGGCGGGGCAGAAGGGGCTGTCGGTCGCTTTCGATCTGGCGACGCACCGCGGCTATGACAGCGACCATGAGCGCGTGTCGGGCGATGTCGGCAAGGCGGGCGTGGCGATCGATACCGTCGAGGACATGAAGCTGCTGTTCGACGGCATCCCCTTGGACGAGATGAGTGTCAGCATGACGATGAATGGCGCGGTGCTGCCGGTCATGGCTTTCTATATCGTCGCGGGCGAGGAGCAGGGGGCGACACGCGCCCAGCTGTCGGGGACCATTCAGAACGACATCCTCAAGGAGTTCATGGTCCGCAACACCTATATCTATCCGCCCGCACCCTCGATGCGGATCGTCAGCGATATCATCGGTTACACCAGCGCGGAAATGCCGCGGTTCAACTCCATCTCGATTTCGGGCTATCATATGCACGAGGCGGGGGCGACGGCGGTGCAGGAGCTGGCTTATACGCTGGCCGACGGCGTCGAATATGCGCGCACGGCGATGGCGGCGGGGATGGACCTCGACAGCTTCGCGCCGCGCCTCAGCTTCTTCTTCGGCATCGGCATGAACTTCTTCATGGAAGTGGCGAAGCTCCGCGCCGCGCGCACGCTGTGGGCCGAGCTGATGAGCGACCTCGGGGCGAAATCGGAGAAGTCCAAGCTGCTGCGCACCCACTGCCAGACGAGCGGCGTGTCGCTGACTGAGCAGGACCCCTATAACAATATCATGCGCACGACGATTGAGGCGATGGCGGCGGTGCTGGGGGGAACGCAGTCGCTGCACACCAACAGCTTCGATGAAGCCATCGCGCTGCCGACCGATTTTTCGGCGCGGATCGCGCGCAACACGCAGCTCATCCTCGCCGAGGAAAGCGGGATCACGGCGGTCGCCGATCCGCTCGGCGGTTCCTATTATGTCGAGGCGCTGACCGCGGAGTTGGTGGCCAAGGCCAAGGAGCTGATCGCCGAGGTCGAGGCGGCGGGCGGCATGACCAAGGCGGTTGCCGACGGCCTGCCCAAGCGGCATATCGAGGAAGCCGCCGCGATGCGCGCGGCCAAGGTCGATACGGGCGAGACGGTGATCGTTGGCGTGAACCGCTACAAGCTCGACGATGAGCCCGAGATCGACATCCTCGACATCGACAATGCCAAGGTCCGCGCCAGCCAGATCGCGCGGATCAACGAGGTGAAGGCGAGCCGCGACGAGGTGGCTTGCTCGGCAGCGCTGCAGGCGCTCGAAGAGGGCGCGCGGGGCGAGGGCAACCTCCTCGAACTGTCGGTCGCGGCGGCACGGTCGCGCGCGACGCTGGGCGAGATTTCACAGGCGCTGGAAAATGTCTTCGGGCGCTATGACACCAAGCCGACACCGGTCAGCGGCATCTATGGCCAGCGCGCCGACAAAGCGTGGGAATTGGCGAAGGATGGCACCGGTGCGGTATCGCAGCGGCTGGGGCGCGCGCCCAAGATGCTCGTCGCCAAGATGGGGCAGGACGGGCATGACCGCGGCGCGAACCTCGTGTCCTCGGCCTTTGGCGACCTCGGCTTCGACATCGTCGCGGGACCGCTGTTCCAGACGCCGCTCGAGGCGGCGAAGCTGGCGGTGGAAGAGGGTGTCGACGTGGTCGGTGCCTCGAGCCTTGCGGCGGGGCACAAGACGCTGATCCCCGAACTGATCGGACATCTGAAGGACATGGGCCGGGGCGATATCAAGGTGGTCGCGGGCGGGGTCATCCCGCCGCAGGATTATGCCTTCCTTCGCGAGAAAGGCGTGCAGGCGATCTTCGGGCCGGGCACCAACCTCGCCGATGCAGCGCGCGACGTCTTGAGCCTGTTGGGGCACAACATGCCGCCGGTCGACGAGGCGGCGGAATGA
- a CDS encoding lysozyme inhibitor LprI family protein, translating into MNVVLLSLALQVVVPDVPTCSAEDRITHCGRRIEQPSEQPPEVGDCFAADFATQAELNRCAAEAFAEADATLNALWQAQSPETRAALLPSQRAWLAYRDAQCDLEASLWMGGSALPLILDSCRNGLTRRRIEELEGVLYQMSL; encoded by the coding sequence ATGAACGTCGTCCTACTGTCGCTGGCATTGCAGGTCGTCGTGCCTGACGTGCCAACGTGCAGCGCAGAGGATCGCATCACCCATTGCGGGCGGCGGATCGAGCAGCCCTCGGAGCAGCCGCCCGAAGTGGGGGATTGCTTCGCGGCGGACTTCGCCACGCAGGCCGAGCTCAACCGATGCGCCGCCGAGGCGTTCGCCGAGGCCGACGCGACGCTCAATGCGCTGTGGCAGGCGCAGTCGCCCGAGACGCGCGCCGCGCTGCTGCCGAGCCAGCGGGCGTGGCTGGCCTATCGCGACGCGCAATGTGACCTCGAGGCATCGCTGTGGATGGGCGGGTCGGCGCTGCCCCTCATCCTCGACAGCTGCCGAAACGGGCTGACCCGGCGCCGGATCGAGGAGCTGGAAGGCGTCCTTTACCAGATGTCGCTCTGA